GCCGGTCTTCGGACTCCCGGATCGACGCCTGGCCGTCCGCCTTCCCGGCCCGTACGGCCAGTGGCTGCGCGTGTCGCGCGTGGACGGTGGCTCCCCGGTCACCGCGGCGGGCCCGTGCCGGATTCACACCGGCTTCCCGATTCTCCCCGCTCACGCGGGGCACCTCGCATGATCGTTCCGCCCCGAATGCTAGCCACCCGCCCCACCCCACCCGGCCATCAGCTCCCGCTGATTCACGGAAAGCGTGGTCATCCGGGGCCGGAAAGGAACGCTTTCCGTGAATTTGCCGGGAGGGAGGGGCGGGAGGGAGGGAGGGAGGGGGCGGGAGGAGGAGGGGGTGGTGGGGTGGGGGTGGGGCGGGCATGCTGGGTGGGTGGGGGTTCGGGTGGAGCGCGACGGGGCGGTGACCACGGTGATCCTGGACCGGCCGGCGGCCCGGAACGCCGTCGACGGGCCGACCGCGCGGGCCCTCGCCGACGCGTTCCGCGCCTTCGAGGCCGACCCGGACGCGGCGGTCGCCGTGCTCTGGGGGGCCGGCGGCACGTTCTGCGCGGGCGCCGACCTGAAAGCCATCGGTACGCCGCGCGGCAACCGGGTCGAGCCGGAGGGCGACGGCCCGATGGGTCCCACCCGGATGCGCCTGTCCAAGCCGGTCCTCGCCGCGATCTCCGGGTACGCGGTGGCCGGCGGCCTGGAGCTGGCCCTCTGGTGCGACCTGCGGATCGCCGAGTCCGACGCGGTGCTCGGGGTGTTCTGCCGCCGCTGGGGCGTACCGCTGATCGACGGCGGCACGGTCCGGCTGCCCCGGCTGATCGGGGAGAGCCGGGCGATGGACCTGATCCTCACCGGCCGCCCGGTCCCCGCCGAGGAGGCGTACGCGATGGGTCTGGTGAACCGGCTGGTCGCGCCGGGTGAGGCCCGGGCGGCGGCCGAGCGGCTGGCCGCCGAGATCGCCCGGCACCCGCAGACCTGCCTGCGCAACGACCGGGCCTCGGTGCTCGCCACCGCCGGACTGCCCGAGCCGGCGGCGCTGGCCACCGAGCTGAGCTACGGCATGGAGTCCCTGGCCACGGACGCGGCGGCCGGCGCGGCCCGGTTCACGGCGGGCGCCGGCCGCCACGGCACCGCGGCGGGGTGACCCCGGGTCACTTCAGCGCGCGGAGGGCGTCCTCGATGGCGCGGTGGAAGGTCGGGTACGCATAGATCATGTGCCGGAGCTGACTGATCGGGACGGCCGCGTGCACCGCCACCACCAGCGCCGACAGCACCTCGCCGCCGGCCGGCCCGGCGGAGGTGGCACCCACCAGCACGCCCTGGTCGGCGTCGGCGATCAGCTTGATGAAGCCGGCGTTGCCGGTCTTGTGGATCCAGCCCCGGCTCGACGAGGTGAGGTCCGTCCAGCCGACCTGGACGTTGATGCCGCGTTCGCGGGCCTGCTGTTCGGTGAGGCCGACCGCGCCGATCTCCGGGTCGGTGAAGGTGACCCGGGGCAGCGCCCGGTAGTCGGCGCGGGGGACGCTGCCCGGCGCGGCGGTCGACCCGCCGGCGCTCATCGCGCCGCCGACCGCGCTGGCCACGCCGGTCGCGCCGCCGACGACGCTGGCGGTGCCGCTGGCGTCGGGACCGCCCCTGGCCCGGCGACTGTGGTCGAGCACGTCGGCGACGACGATGGCCGCCTGGTACATGGCGATGTGGGTGAAGGCGCCCTCACCCGTGAGGTCACCGACCGCCCAGACGCCGTCGGTGACGTGCATCCGCTCGTCCACCGGCAGGTAGCGCTGGGCGGCGTCGACGTGCACGGTCTCCAGGCCCAGCTCGTCCAGGTGCGCCCTGCGCCCGGTCACCACCAGCAACCGGTCGCCGGTGACGTCGCCCCCGGCGGCGTGCACGGTGAACCGCTGCCCGTCGTGGCTGACCCGCTCGGCCTTCACCCCGGTGGAGATGATCACCCCGTCGGCGCGCAGCGCGGTGGCGGCCAGCTCGGACGACTCGGGCTCCTCGATCGCGAGGACCCGCTCCGCCGCCTCCACCACGGTGACCCGGACGCCGAACCGGGCGAAGACCTGCGCCAGTTCCAGCCCGATCGCCCCGCCCCCGAGGACCAGCAGCGACTCCGGCAGCTCCTCGACCTCGATCGCCTGGTGGTTGGTCCAGTACGGGGTGTCGGCGAGGCCGTCGATCGGCGGGATCGAGGGACGGGTGCCGGTGCCCAGCACGATGCCGTACCGGGCCTGGAAGACCTGGTCGCCGACGCGTACCCGGCCGGGGCCGTCGAGTCGGCCACTGCCCCGGACGAACCGGCCGCCCTTGCCGGTGAAGCGGTCCACCGCCGCCTTGTCGTCCCAGGTGTCGGTGGCCTCCTCGCGGATCCGCTTCGCCACCGGTGCCCAGTCGGGCTGGACCTGCGCCGCCCCGGCCAGCTCGTTGACCCGGCGGGCCTCGGCCAGGGCGTTCGCCGCCCGGATCATCATCTTGCTCGGGATGCAGCCCCAGTAGGGGCACTCCCCACCGACCAGGTCCCGCTCGATCCCGACGACGGTCAGGCCGGCCTCGGCGAGCCGCCCGGCCACCTCCTCGCCGCCCACGCCGAGCCCGACGACGACCACGTCCACCAACTCCGGATCTGTCACCCCGCCAGCATTCCGCACCGCCCGACGGCCGACCACCGCAGCGGCCCGGAATTTCGCGGCCGGTAATGACTGCGACCGCCTACCGTGGCCGGATGCACGCACGCTTCGCCCCGGTCCGGGACTGCTTCCGCGACCTCTTCGCCGCCGGCCGGGAGACCGGTGCCGCGTTGACCGTCCGGTACGACGGTGAGCCGGTCGTCGACCTCGTCGGCGGCACCCGCGCAGCCGTGGCACCCGGCGTGGTGGTCCCGGCGGAGGGGGCCGGCGATCCGTGGCGGCCGGAGACGCTGGTGACCGTCTTCTCGGTGGGCAAGCCGGTGGCGGCGCTCTGCCTGCTGGTGCTGGTCGATCGGGGCCGGCTCGACCTGGACGACCAGGTGTCGGCGTACTGGCCGGGGTTCCGCACCCCGGCGACGGTCCGGCAGGTGCTCGACCACACCGCCGGCCTGCCGGCGTTCCCGGTGCCCCGGCCGGCGGCGGCGCTCGCCGACTGGGACCTGCTCTGCGCCGACCTGGCCGCCGCCGAGCCCGAGTGGGTGCCGGGCTCCGTCGCGGGCGAGCACGCCTGGACGTACGGGCACCTGGTGGGCGAGCTGGTGCGCCGGGTGGACGGGCGGTCGGTGGGGCGCTTCCTGGCCGAGGAGATCGCCGGGCCGTGGCACCTCGACCTGGGCTTCGGTCTCGACGCGGTCGACCAACGGCGCTGCGCCGACCTGTCGTACGCCGATCCGGGCTGGCCGGTCCGGATGCGGGGTGAGCCGGGGTCGCTGCGGGCGCGGGTGCTGGGCAACCCGGCCGACGGCCTCGACCTGGCGGTGCTGAACGGCCCGGGCTGGCGGGGCGTCGAGGTGCCGGCGATCAACCTGCACGCCACGGCGACGGCACTGGCCCGGCTCTACGCCGGTCTGCTCGCCGGCGGCACCCTGGACGGGGTACGCCTGCTCGACCCCGACCTGGTCGCCGAGGCCACCCGGGTGCAGTACGACGGCCCGGACCTGGTGCTGGACCGGCGGGCGTACTGGACGCTGGGCATGCAGTGGGAGCCGGACGGGAGCTGGGGCATGGGTGGGATCGGGGGCAGCAGCGCCTGGGCCGACCCGGAGCGCGGCTACACCTTCGCGTACGTGACGGCCCGGCTCGACGCGCACGACCGGGTGGACGAGCTGGTCGAGGCCCTGCACTCCTGCCTCTGACGGGTCAGCGCAGCCAGACCGGGTCGGCCCCGGGGACCTCCAGCGGGGGCGGGTAGTCCAGGGTGCGGCGTACCTCGGGGGGCAGCCGCCACGGCTGGTGGATCGCCTTCCCCTCGACCGACGCCAGCTCCGGCACCCAGCGCCGCACGTACGCGCCGACGGGGTCGTACCGTTCGGCCTGGCGGACCGGGTTGAAGCCGCGGTACGGCCGGCTGTCGTTGCCGGTGCCCGCCACCCACTGCCAGTTGCCGGAGTTGTTGGCCACGTCCCCGTCGAGCAGCCACCGGGAGAAGACCTTCACCCCGGGTCGCCAGTCCAGGCGGAGCGTCTTGGTCAGGTGGCCGGCGGTGATCAGCCGGGCCCGGTTGTGCATCCAGCCCTCGGCGCGCAGCTGCCGCATCCCGGCGTCCACGATCGGCATCCCGGTACGCCCCTCGGCCCAGGCGGTCAGCGCCTCGCCGTCCTCCCGCCACTCCTCCGTGGCGCCCCGCCGGTAGGCGACTCCTGAGATCTCCGGGAACGCGTCGGTCACCTGGTAGTAGAAGTCCCGCCAGCAGAGCTGCCGGACGAAAGGGCCGTCCCGGCCGCCGGCCCGGTTCGCCACCGACAGCGGCGACAGGCAGCCGAACCGCAGGTACGGGCTGAGCCGGGAGGTCTCGTCGCCGGCCATGTCGTCGTGGATGTCGTCGTACCGCTTGAGGGTCGGCAGCCAGCCGGTCAGTCGGCGCTGCGCGACCCGTTCGCCGCCCGGCGCGGCGTCGGGCGAGTCGCCCTTCGGCGGTGCGGGCAGCCGGCCGGGGTCGATGCCGTCGGGCAGCCGGACCCGCTCCGGGGCGGCCAGCTCCTCCCGGAGCGCCACCCCCTGCCAGGCCCGGAAGTAGGGGCTGAAGACCCGGTAGTGGTCGCCGCCGGTGGGTCGCAGGGCACCCGGGTCGACGATGGTGAGGCCGGGGAAGAGGCGCA
This genomic interval from Micromonospora sp. CCTCC AA 2012012 contains the following:
- a CDS encoding crotonase/enoyl-CoA hydratase family protein produces the protein MGVRVERDGAVTTVILDRPAARNAVDGPTARALADAFRAFEADPDAAVAVLWGAGGTFCAGADLKAIGTPRGNRVEPEGDGPMGPTRMRLSKPVLAAISGYAVAGGLELALWCDLRIAESDAVLGVFCRRWGVPLIDGGTVRLPRLIGESRAMDLILTGRPVPAEEAYAMGLVNRLVAPGEARAAAERLAAEIARHPQTCLRNDRASVLATAGLPEPAALATELSYGMESLATDAAAGAARFTAGAGRHGTAAG
- a CDS encoding dihydrolipoyl dehydrogenase family protein, encoding MTDPELVDVVVVGLGVGGEEVAGRLAEAGLTVVGIERDLVGGECPYWGCIPSKMMIRAANALAEARRVNELAGAAQVQPDWAPVAKRIREEATDTWDDKAAVDRFTGKGGRFVRGSGRLDGPGRVRVGDQVFQARYGIVLGTGTRPSIPPIDGLADTPYWTNHQAIEVEELPESLLVLGGGAIGLELAQVFARFGVRVTVVEAAERVLAIEEPESSELAATALRADGVIISTGVKAERVSHDGQRFTVHAAGGDVTGDRLLVVTGRRAHLDELGLETVHVDAAQRYLPVDERMHVTDGVWAVGDLTGEGAFTHIAMYQAAIVVADVLDHSRRARGGPDASGTASVVGGATGVASAVGGAMSAGGSTAAPGSVPRADYRALPRVTFTDPEIGAVGLTEQQARERGINVQVGWTDLTSSSRGWIHKTGNAGFIKLIADADQGVLVGATSAGPAGGEVLSALVVAVHAAVPISQLRHMIYAYPTFHRAIEDALRALK
- a CDS encoding serine hydrolase domain-containing protein, which encodes MHARFAPVRDCFRDLFAAGRETGAALTVRYDGEPVVDLVGGTRAAVAPGVVVPAEGAGDPWRPETLVTVFSVGKPVAALCLLVLVDRGRLDLDDQVSAYWPGFRTPATVRQVLDHTAGLPAFPVPRPAAALADWDLLCADLAAAEPEWVPGSVAGEHAWTYGHLVGELVRRVDGRSVGRFLAEEIAGPWHLDLGFGLDAVDQRRCADLSYADPGWPVRMRGEPGSLRARVLGNPADGLDLAVLNGPGWRGVEVPAINLHATATALARLYAGLLAGGTLDGVRLLDPDLVAEATRVQYDGPDLVLDRRAYWTLGMQWEPDGSWGMGGIGGSSAWADPERGYTFAYVTARLDAHDRVDELVEALHSCL
- a CDS encoding cryptochrome/photolyase family protein — protein: MSDRTAVVLLTRDLRVHDHPALATACAAFDRVVPLFVLDPALTALSPNRTRFLHQSLAELREALRERGGDLVIRRGDPVAETIRLAREVHAEGIGLSADVSRHAHRRQERLRAECERHRLFLRLFPGLTIVDPGALRPTGGDHYRVFSPYFRAWQGVALREELAAPERVRLPDGIDPGRLPAPPKGDSPDAAPGGERVAQRRLTGWLPTLKRYDDIHDDMAGDETSRLSPYLRFGCLSPLSVANRAGGRDGPFVRQLCWRDFYYQVTDAFPEISGVAYRRGATEEWREDGEALTAWAEGRTGMPIVDAGMRQLRAEGWMHNRARLITAGHLTKTLRLDWRPGVKVFSRWLLDGDVANNSGNWQWVAGTGNDSRPYRGFNPVRQAERYDPVGAYVRRWVPELASVEGKAIHQPWRLPPEVRRTLDYPPPLEVPGADPVWLR